Proteins encoded in a region of the Dasypus novemcinctus isolate mDasNov1 chromosome 24, mDasNov1.1.hap2, whole genome shotgun sequence genome:
- the LOC131275769 gene encoding uncharacterized protein isoform X2: MFSCCLRASRDSRARSPCRERLLRCCRRWLTPQYRRLTPQPRRLWPFPRRSHEVSTHETRTEKDLEVIDLSPQTWESGHHATNIDQSRLEWENEPPETMEETSPELMLPRERRQEERGQLLGKFGRFPCRPQALSVTSEISCFRGAWLERCTADTFPIAVSTILSAVVCRIDVNIVGSAPRSGPAATAWPALPPAHSTLEMFEGKTAGPHVRLGSVPAPAPSSPGTEWSPEEVAPAQAAQEAEAPLPQCGPKEGQEASLPSLETASGVFLLTFLIVYLFYGYFYFLV, from the exons ATGTTCTCTTGCTGCCTCCGAGCTTCCCGAGACTCCCGCGCCAGGAGTCCCTGTCGTGAGAGGCTTCTCAGATGCTGTCGGCGTTGGCTCACCCCACAGTATCGACGGCTCACCCCGCAGCCTCGCCGGCTGTGGCCGTTTCCTAGGAGGAGCCATGAG GTTTCTACCCACGAGACCAGAACAGAAAAGGACCTGGAGGTCATCGACCTCTCGCCCCAGACCTGGGAGTCTGGGCATCATGCCACCAACATCGACCAGAGCAGGCTGGAG TGGGAAAATGAGCCTCCAGAGACCATGGAGGAGACCAGCCCAGAACTGATGTTGCCCAGGGAGAGAAGGCAGGAGGAGCGTGGCCAGCTTCTGGGGAAATTTGGACGTTTCCCCTGCAGGCCGCAGGCCTTGTCTGTCACCAG TGAAATCTCCTGCTTCCGGGGCGCCTGGCTGGAACGCTGCACAGCAGACACCTTTCCCATCGCGGTCTCTACCATCCTCAGCGCTGTGGTTTGCAGAATAGACGTGAACATCGTGGGATCAG CTCCAAGGTCAGGTCCAGCGGCCACAGCCTGGCCAGCTCTCCCTCCTGCTCATTCCACTCTTGAGATGTTTGAAGGAAAAACCGCAGGGCCACATGTGAGGCTGGGCTCAGTGCCCGCACCGGCTCCATCGTCACCCGGCACAGAATGGTCACCTGAGGAGGTCGCACCTGCCCAGGCAGCACAGGAGGCTGAAGCTCCACTTCCGCAGTGTGGGCCCAAGGAAGGACAGGaggcttctcttccttccctcgaGACCGCCTCCGGGGTTTTTCTGTTAACTTTTTTgattgtgtatttattttatggatatttttatttcctagtttaa
- the LOC131275769 gene encoding uncharacterized protein isoform X1, translated as MFSCCLRASRDSRARSPCRERLLRCCRRWLTPQYRRLTPQPRRLWPFPRRSHEVSTHETRTEKDLEVIDLSPQTWESGHHATNIDQSRLEWENEPPETMEETSPELMLPRERRQEERGQLLGKFGRFPCRPQALSVTRCERNIRVVDGNRRGLTQVKIEISCFRGAWLERCTADTFPIAVSTILSAVVCRIDVNIVGSAPRSGPAATAWPALPPAHSTLEMFEGKTAGPHVRLGSVPAPAPSSPGTEWSPEEVAPAQAAQEAEAPLPQCGPKEGQEASLPSLETASGVFLLTFLIVYLFYGYFYFLV; from the exons ATGTTCTCTTGCTGCCTCCGAGCTTCCCGAGACTCCCGCGCCAGGAGTCCCTGTCGTGAGAGGCTTCTCAGATGCTGTCGGCGTTGGCTCACCCCACAGTATCGACGGCTCACCCCGCAGCCTCGCCGGCTGTGGCCGTTTCCTAGGAGGAGCCATGAG GTTTCTACCCACGAGACCAGAACAGAAAAGGACCTGGAGGTCATCGACCTCTCGCCCCAGACCTGGGAGTCTGGGCATCATGCCACCAACATCGACCAGAGCAGGCTGGAG TGGGAAAATGAGCCTCCAGAGACCATGGAGGAGACCAGCCCAGAACTGATGTTGCCCAGGGAGAGAAGGCAGGAGGAGCGTGGCCAGCTTCTGGGGAAATTTGGACGTTTCCCCTGCAGGCCGCAGGCCTTGTCTGTCACCAG GTGTGAAAGAAACATCCGTGTCGTGGATGGGAATAGAAGAGGCCTGACACAAGTAAAAAT TGAAATCTCCTGCTTCCGGGGCGCCTGGCTGGAACGCTGCACAGCAGACACCTTTCCCATCGCGGTCTCTACCATCCTCAGCGCTGTGGTTTGCAGAATAGACGTGAACATCGTGGGATCAG CTCCAAGGTCAGGTCCAGCGGCCACAGCCTGGCCAGCTCTCCCTCCTGCTCATTCCACTCTTGAGATGTTTGAAGGAAAAACCGCAGGGCCACATGTGAGGCTGGGCTCAGTGCCCGCACCGGCTCCATCGTCACCCGGCACAGAATGGTCACCTGAGGAGGTCGCACCTGCCCAGGCAGCACAGGAGGCTGAAGCTCCACTTCCGCAGTGTGGGCCCAAGGAAGGACAGGaggcttctcttccttccctcgaGACCGCCTCCGGGGTTTTTCTGTTAACTTTTTTgattgtgtatttattttatggatatttttatttcctagtttaa